Proteins found in one Numida meleagris isolate 19003 breed g44 Domestic line chromosome 25, NumMel1.0, whole genome shotgun sequence genomic segment:
- the CSF1 gene encoding macrophage colony-stimulating factor 1 (The sequence of the model RefSeq protein was modified relative to this genomic sequence to represent the inferred CDS: added 15 bases not found in genome assembly), translated as MPLLGAQVSLFRCTLLSSLLLVGSIHETEQNSYCQQIVTDGHLDQLQELADTQMQQPGTVSYSFISKMRLNDSVCYVKAAFPLLGTILNRTTFKENSTNARRMKMVRRMYENIDENVEPCIREEDDEERALSEMCFEEFTTSPYEMLVLVRWFFKDIKQLLQSKETFEKDCSQVYRSACAGPRQHGPSPGVGTDPDCNCLSPALPSATQPSLSAATRAGRDVAPASAQVPYRQLGGTLAELGSDAPSEPPSSMEGSSGAEELPGTGLGDASAPSPTMQQTLGALLDPAASASPKAEDMSAPSHGMLEEGAGTPVLPHQSPSPRGISAAMPAAAPSSGSAQRSGAGRNPTETPERVTQLRFSRMAPLARGRAAGGPGDGARARGWGLSRLREPEDGGAGPSFDSSFVLSAEQRRKELTAASEGHRELLVYVAVGSVVAVLLAVGGLLFYKHKSKVLQRPLEEGGCDPEEPERRALRGAAGCTELETQEL; from the exons GCCCAGGTGTCCCTGTTCCGCTGCaccctgctctcctccctcctcctcgTCGGCAGCATCCATGAGACGGAGCAGAACAGCTACTGCCAGCAGATCGTCACCGATGGGCACCTGgaccagctgcaggagctg GCGGACACGCAGATGCAGCAACCGGGCACGGTGTCCTACAGCTTCATCAGCAAGATGCGGCTG AATGATTCCGTCTGCTACGTGAAAGCCGCCTTCCCCTTGCTGGGCACGATCCTGAACAGGACGACGTTCAAAGAGAACTCGACGAACGCCAGGAGGATGAAGATGGTGCGCAGGATGTATGAAAACATCGACGAGAACGTGGAGCCCTGCATCAGGGAGGAGGACGACGAGGAGCGCGCG CTCTCCGAAATGTGCTTCGAGGAGTTCACCACGTCCCCCTACGAGATGCTGGTGCTGGTGAGGTGGTTCTTCAAGGACatcaagcagctgctgcagagcaaggagaCCTTCGAGAAGGACTGCAGCCAGGTGTACCGCAGCGCGTGTGCGGGGCCCCGCCAGCACGGCCCCTCCCCAG gTGTGGGGACAGATCCTGACTGCAATTGCCTGTCCCCTGCCCTCCCTTCTGCCACCCAgccctccctctctgctgccacccGTGCCGGCAGGGACGTGGCACCCGCTAGCGCCCAGGTCCCTTACCGCCAGCTCGGCGGCACCCTGGCTGAGTTAGGCAGCGATGCCCCATCTGAGCCCCCCAGTAGCATGGAGGGCAGCTCGGGGGCCGAGGAACTGCCAGGAACCGGGCTCGGCGACGCGTCGGCGCCGTCCCCCACCATGCAGCAGACGCTTGGAGCCCTCCTGGATCCGGCCGCCAGCGCCAGCCCGAAGGCTGAGGACATGTCCGCCCCATCCCACGGGATGCTGGAGGAGGGCGCCGGGACCCCCGTCCTCCCACATCAGTCCCCTTCACCCCGAGGGATCAGCGCGGCGATGCCGGCGGCGGCGCCCAGCAGCGGCTCTGCGCAgcgcagcggggccgggcgcaATCCCACCGAGACCCCCGAGCGGGTCACGCAGCTCCGCTTCTCCAGGATGGCTCCGCTGGCGCGGGGAcgggcggcgggcggccccggggACGGGGCGAGGGCGCgaggctgggggctgagccGGCTGCGGGAGCCCGAGGACGGCGGGGCCGGACCCAGCTTTGATTCGAGCTTTGTTCTGAGCGCAGAGCAGCGCAGGAAGGAGCTGACAGCCGCCAGCGAGGGCCACCGGGAGCTCCTGGTGTACGTCGCGGTGGGCAGCGTCGTGGCCGTCTTGCTGGCCGTGGGGGGGCTGCTCTTCTACAAGCATAAATCCAAG gtCCTGCAGCGGCCGCTGGAAGAGGGGGGCTGCGACCCCGAGGAACCGGAGAGGAG GGCgctgcggggagcggcggggTGCACGGAGCTGGAGACGCAGGAGCTGTGA
- the AHCYL1 gene encoding S-adenosylhomocysteine hydrolase-like protein 1 (The sequence of the model RefSeq protein was modified relative to this genomic sequence to represent the inferred CDS: added 108 bases not found in genome assembly) yields the protein MSVPEPAGGEELKQAKEAEDAEKYSFMATVTKAPKKQIQFADDMQEFSKFPTKTGRRSLSRSISQSSTDSYSSAASYTDSSDDEVSPREKQQTNSKGSSNFCVKNIKQAEFGRREIEIAEQDMSALISLRKRAQGEKPLAGAKIVGCTHITAQTAVLIETLCALGAQCRWSACNIYSTQNEVAAALAEAGVAVFAWKGESEDDFWWCIDRCVNVDGWQANMILDDGGDLTHWVYKKYPNIFKKIRGIVEESVTGVHRLYQLSKAGKLCVPAMNVNDSVTKQKFDNLYCCRESILDGLKRTTDVMFGGKQVVVCGYGEVGKGCCAALKALGAIVYVTEIDPICALQACMDGFRVVKLSEVIRQVDVVITCTGNKNVVTREHLDRMKNSCIVCNMGHSNTEIDVTSLRTPELTWERVRSQVDHVIWPDGKRVVLLAEGRLLNLSCSTVPTFVLSITATTQALALIELYNAPEGRYKQDVYLLPKKMDEYVASLHLPSFDAHLTELTDDQAKYLGLNKNGPFKPNYYRY from the exons CAAAtccagtttgcagatgacatgcAGGAGTTCTCCAAGTTCCCAACCAAGACCGGCCGCCGCTCCCTGTCCCGCTCCATCTCGCAGTCTTCCACCGACAGCTACAGCTCCG CTGCCTCCTACACAGACAGCTCTGACGATGAGGTGTCTCCCCGCGAGAAGCAGCAAACCAActccaaaggcagcagcaactTCTGCGTGAAGAACATCAAGCAGGCAGAGTTTGGACGCCGAGAGATCGAGATCGCCGAGCAAG ACATGTCTGCTCTGATTTCACTCAGGAAGCGAGCTCAAGGGGAGAAGCCTTTGGCTGGAGCTAAAATCGTAGGCTGTACACACATTACAGCACAGACCGCG GTGCTGATCGAGACGCTGTGTGCGCTGGGAGCGCAGTGCCGCTGGTCTGCCTGCAACATCTACTCCACCCAGAACGAGGTGGCAGCTGCCTTGGCCGAAGCAG GTGTTGCCGTATTTGCCTGGAAGGGAGAGTCAGAGGATGACTTCTGGTGGTGCATTGACCGCTGTGTTAACGTAGATGGCTGGCAGGCTAACATG ATCCTGGATGACGGTGGGGATCTGACCCATTGGGTTTATAAGAAGTACCCCAACATATTCAAGAAGATCCGAGGGATCGTGGAGGAGAGCGTGACCGGTGTGCACAG GCTGTACCAGCTCTCCAAAGCTGGGAAGCTCTGCGTGCCAGCCATGAACGTGAACGACTCCGTGACCAAACAGAAATTTGACAACCTGTATTGCTGCCGGGAATCCATCCTGGACGG CCTGAAGAGGACCACAGATGTGATGTTTGGAGGGAAGCAAGTGGTGGTTTGTGGCTATGGGGAG GTCGGCAagggatgctgtgctgctctgaaagcccTGGGAGCGATCGTCTACGTCACGGAGATCGACCCCATCTGCGCTCTTCAAGCCTG CATGGATGGATTCCGGGTGGTGAAGCTGAGCGAAGTGATCCGTCAGGTCGACGTCGTCATCACCTGCACAG GAAACAAGAATGTCGTGACCAGAGAACACCTGGATCGGATGAAGAACAGCTGCATCGTGTGCAACATGGGCCACTCCAACACGGAAATCGATGTG ACCAGCCTCCGGACCCCCGAGCTGACCTGGGAGCGGGTCCGTTCCCAAGTGGACCACGTCATCTGGCCGGATGGGAAACGGGTGGTGCTGCTGGCCGAG GGCCGTCTTCTCAACCTGAGCTGCTCCACGGTTCCCACCTTCGTCCTCTCTATCACAGCCACCACTCAG GCTCTGGCTCTGATCGAGCTGTACAACGCTCCCGAGGGCCGTTACAAGCAGGACGTGTACCTGCTGCCCAAGAAGATGG ATGAGTACGTTGCCAGCTTGCACCTGCCTTCGTTCGACGCCCACCTGACGGAACTGACGGACGATCAGGCGAAATACCTGGGACTCAACAAAAATGGGCCTTTCAAACCCAACTACTACAG